Proteins from a genomic interval of Leifsonia shinshuensis:
- a CDS encoding DNA-3-methyladenine glycosylase I yields MTTETENPAALPAEAVTRVALVVGDDGRARCSWSANDAEYRRYHDEEWGTPQHDPRALYEKLCLEGFQAGLSWITILRRRPAFREAFDGFVPERVAAMTEADVQRLLGDERIIRHRGKIEATISNARATLALDVPLEELMWGFAPTSPRARPQAWGDIPAVTAESTAMSKELRRRGFRFVGPTTMYALMQATGMVDDHFDGCFRAGA; encoded by the coding sequence ATGACGACCGAGACCGAGAACCCCGCCGCCCTCCCGGCCGAGGCCGTCACCCGCGTCGCCCTCGTGGTCGGCGACGACGGCCGGGCCCGCTGCTCCTGGTCGGCCAATGACGCCGAGTACCGGCGCTACCACGACGAGGAGTGGGGCACGCCGCAGCACGATCCCCGCGCGCTCTATGAGAAGCTCTGCCTGGAGGGGTTCCAGGCCGGGCTGTCCTGGATCACCATCCTGCGGCGCCGGCCGGCGTTCCGGGAGGCCTTCGACGGCTTCGTCCCGGAGCGCGTCGCCGCCATGACGGAAGCGGACGTCCAGCGGCTGCTCGGCGACGAGCGGATCATCCGGCACCGCGGCAAGATCGAGGCCACCATCTCGAACGCACGGGCGACCCTCGCGCTCGACGTTCCGCTCGAGGAGCTGATGTGGGGCTTCGCGCCGACGAGCCCGCGCGCACGGCCGCAAGCCTGGGGCGACATCCCGGCCGTCACCGCCGAGTCGACGGCCATGAGCAAGGAGCTGCGCCGCCGCGGGTTCCGCTTCGTCGGGCCGACCACCATGTACGCGCTCATGCAGGCCACCGGGATGGTGGACGATCACTTCGACGGGTGCTTCCGCGCCGGCGCGTGA
- the atpA gene encoding F0F1 ATP synthase subunit alpha: MADIQISPDEIRDALKDFVSKYEPAKAETTEVGHVLDASDGIAHVEGLPGVMANELIRFADGTLGLAQNLDENEVGVVVLGEFDDIVEGMEVTRTGEVLSVPVGDGYLGRVVDPLGNPIDGLGEIATEGRRELELQAPGVMQRKSVHEPLQTGIKAIDAMIPVGRGQRQLIIGDRQTGKTAIAIDTIINQKANWESGDVNKQVRCIYVAIGQKGSTIASVKGALEDAGAMEYTTIVAAPASDPAGFKYLAPYTGSAIGQHWMYGGKHVLIIFDDLSKQAEAYRAVSLLLRRPPGREAYPGDVFYLHSRLLERCAKLSDELGAGSMTGLPIIETKANDVSAYIPTNVISITDGQIFLQSDLFNANQRPAVDVGISVSRVGGDAQVKSIKKVSGTLKLELAQYRSLEAFAMFASDLDAASRRQLARGARLTELLKQPQYSPFPVEEQVVSIWAGTNGKLDEVAVEDILRFESELLDHLRRNTDILTTLRDTNVLDDDTVAKLGEEVDKFKLEFQTGEGKPLASVGREEFEASSTEDVNQERIVKAKR; encoded by the coding sequence ATGGCAGACATCCAGATCAGCCCCGATGAGATCCGGGACGCGCTCAAGGACTTCGTCTCGAAGTACGAGCCGGCCAAGGCCGAGACCACCGAGGTCGGACACGTCCTCGACGCCTCCGACGGCATCGCGCACGTCGAGGGCCTCCCCGGCGTGATGGCGAACGAGCTCATCCGCTTCGCGGACGGCACCCTCGGCCTGGCGCAGAACCTCGACGAGAACGAGGTCGGCGTCGTGGTCCTCGGCGAGTTCGACGACATCGTCGAGGGCATGGAGGTGACCCGCACCGGCGAGGTCCTCTCCGTCCCCGTCGGCGACGGCTACCTCGGCCGCGTGGTCGACCCGCTCGGCAACCCGATCGACGGTCTCGGCGAGATCGCCACCGAGGGCCGCCGCGAGCTCGAGCTCCAGGCCCCCGGCGTCATGCAGCGCAAGTCGGTGCACGAGCCGCTCCAGACCGGCATCAAGGCGATCGACGCCATGATCCCCGTCGGCCGCGGTCAGCGCCAGCTCATCATCGGCGACCGTCAGACCGGCAAGACGGCCATCGCGATCGACACGATCATCAACCAGAAGGCCAACTGGGAGTCCGGCGACGTCAACAAGCAGGTACGCTGCATCTACGTCGCGATCGGCCAGAAGGGCTCGACCATCGCCTCGGTGAAGGGCGCGCTCGAGGACGCCGGCGCGATGGAGTACACCACCATCGTCGCGGCCCCGGCCTCCGACCCGGCCGGCTTCAAGTACCTCGCCCCCTACACGGGCTCGGCCATCGGCCAGCACTGGATGTACGGCGGCAAGCACGTCCTCATCATCTTCGACGACCTGTCGAAGCAGGCCGAGGCCTACCGCGCCGTCTCCCTCCTCCTGCGCCGTCCGCCGGGACGCGAGGCCTACCCGGGCGACGTCTTCTACCTGCACTCCCGCCTGCTGGAGCGTTGCGCCAAGCTCTCCGACGAGCTGGGCGCCGGCTCGATGACCGGTCTGCCGATCATCGAGACGAAGGCGAACGACGTCTCGGCGTACATCCCGACCAACGTGATCTCGATCACCGACGGCCAGATCTTCCTGCAGTCCGACCTGTTCAACGCCAACCAGCGTCCCGCTGTCGACGTCGGCATCTCGGTCTCCCGCGTCGGCGGCGACGCGCAGGTCAAGTCGATCAAGAAGGTCTCCGGCACGCTCAAGCTCGAGCTGGCGCAGTACCGCTCCCTCGAGGCGTTCGCGATGTTCGCGTCCGACCTCGACGCGGCCAGCCGCCGCCAGCTCGCCCGCGGCGCGCGCCTCACCGAGCTGCTCAAGCAGCCGCAGTACTCGCCGTTCCCGGTGGAGGAGCAGGTCGTCTCGATCTGGGCCGGCACCAACGGCAAGCTGGACGAGGTCGCGGTGGAGGACATCCTCCGCTTCGAGTCCGAGCTGCTGGACCACCTGCGCCGCAACACCGACATCCTCACCACCCTGCGCGACACGAACGTCCTCGACGACGACACCGTGGCGAAGCTCGGCGAGGAGGTCGACAAGTTCAAGCTCGAGTTCCAGACCGGCGAGGGCAAGCCGCTCGCCTCGGTCGGACGCGAGGAGTTCGAGGCGAGCTCCACGGAGGACGTCAACCAGGAGCGCATCGTCAAGGCGAAGCGCTGA
- a CDS encoding methylated-DNA--[protein]-cysteine S-methyltransferase → MSSSTTFLLRMPSPIGRIELTGDGDAVTSLSIARDDVLPHDDFPENRDAVLENAAAQLDEYFAGTRRAFDVPVRLHGTAFRTAVWERLTALEYGTLTTYGELGLALGHPGYGRAIGGAVGANPVPIIIGCHRVLSSTGKITGYSGGEGIPTKLWLLEHEGITLAA, encoded by the coding sequence ATGAGCAGTTCCACGACCTTCCTCCTCCGGATGCCGAGCCCCATCGGCCGCATCGAGCTGACCGGCGACGGCGACGCCGTCACGTCCCTCTCGATCGCACGCGACGACGTGCTCCCCCACGACGACTTCCCCGAGAACCGCGACGCCGTGCTCGAGAACGCGGCCGCGCAGCTGGACGAGTACTTCGCGGGCACCCGGCGGGCGTTCGACGTCCCGGTCCGCCTGCACGGGACCGCGTTCCGCACGGCGGTCTGGGAGCGCCTCACCGCCCTGGAGTACGGCACGCTCACCACCTACGGCGAGCTCGGGCTGGCGCTCGGCCACCCCGGCTACGGTCGCGCGATCGGCGGCGCCGTCGGGGCGAACCCGGTCCCGATCATCATCGGCTGCCACCGGGTCCTCTCCTCCACCGGCAAGATCACCGGCTACAGCGGGGGCGAGGGCATCCCGACCAAGCTGTGGCTCCTGGAGCACGAGGGGATCACCCTGGCCGCATGA
- a CDS encoding F0F1 ATP synthase subunit epsilon has translation MAVLNVSVVAADHEVWSGEAKMVVARTVEGQIGILPGHEPLLAILAQGEVRVTLNGGESIAAQADDGFLSVENNTVTIVARQAELV, from the coding sequence ATGGCTGTCCTCAACGTGAGCGTCGTCGCGGCCGACCACGAGGTGTGGTCGGGCGAGGCGAAGATGGTCGTCGCGCGGACCGTGGAAGGGCAGATCGGTATCCTGCCCGGCCACGAGCCGCTGCTCGCCATCCTCGCCCAGGGCGAGGTGCGCGTGACCCTGAACGGTGGGGAGTCCATCGCGGCGCAGGCCGACGACGGCTTCCTCTCCGTGGAGAACAACACGGTCACGATCGTGGCCCGTCAGGCCGAGCTGGTCTGA
- the atpD gene encoding F0F1 ATP synthase subunit beta, which yields MTTATAEAQASTAQPAGVGRIARVTGPVVDIEFPHDSIPGIYNALKTTITIGEQSTEITLEVAQHLGDDLVRAIALKPTDGLVRGGEVRDTGAPISVPVGDVTKGKVFNVTGDVLNAEPGEKIEITERWPIHRQPPAFDQLESKTQLFETGIKVIDLLTPYVQGGKIGLFGGAGVGKTVLIQEMIQRVAQDHGGVSVFAGVGERTREGNDLIHEMEEAGVFDKTALVFGQMDEPPGTRLRVALSALTMAEYFRDVQKQDVLLFIDNIFRFTQAGSEVSTLLGRMPSAVGYQPNLADEMGLLQERITSTRGHSITSLQAIYVPADDYTDPAPATTFAHLDATTELSREIASKGLYPAVDPLTSTSRILDPRYLGADHYRVATTVKQILQKNKELQEIIAILGVDELSEEDKITVSRARRIQQFLSQNTYMAKKFTGVEGSTVPLKDTIESFDAIAKGEFDHVAEQAFFNVGAITDVEEKWAQIQKENG from the coding sequence ATGACTACCGCTACCGCCGAAGCCCAGGCTTCGACCGCGCAGCCGGCCGGCGTGGGACGCATCGCCCGCGTCACCGGTCCGGTCGTCGACATCGAGTTCCCGCACGACTCGATCCCGGGCATCTACAACGCCCTGAAGACCACCATCACCATCGGCGAGCAGTCGACCGAGATCACGCTCGAGGTCGCGCAGCACCTCGGCGACGACCTCGTCCGCGCCATCGCCCTGAAGCCCACCGACGGCCTGGTCCGCGGCGGCGAGGTGCGCGACACCGGCGCCCCGATCTCCGTGCCGGTCGGCGACGTGACCAAGGGCAAGGTCTTCAACGTGACCGGCGACGTGCTCAACGCCGAGCCGGGCGAGAAGATCGAGATCACCGAGCGCTGGCCGATCCACCGCCAGCCGCCGGCGTTCGACCAGCTCGAGTCCAAGACGCAGCTCTTCGAGACCGGCATCAAGGTCATCGACCTCCTCACCCCGTACGTCCAGGGCGGCAAGATCGGCCTGTTCGGCGGCGCGGGCGTCGGCAAGACCGTCCTCATCCAGGAGATGATCCAGCGTGTGGCTCAGGACCACGGTGGTGTCTCGGTGTTCGCCGGCGTCGGTGAGCGCACCCGTGAGGGCAACGACCTCATCCACGAGATGGAGGAGGCGGGCGTCTTCGACAAGACCGCGCTCGTCTTCGGCCAGATGGACGAGCCGCCGGGGACGCGTCTGCGCGTCGCCCTGTCCGCGCTGACGATGGCGGAGTACTTCCGCGACGTGCAGAAGCAGGACGTGCTGCTCTTCATCGACAACATCTTCCGCTTCACGCAGGCCGGCTCCGAGGTCTCCACGCTGCTCGGCCGCATGCCGTCCGCGGTGGGCTACCAGCCGAACCTCGCCGACGAGATGGGCCTCCTCCAGGAGCGCATCACCTCGACCCGCGGTCACTCGATCACCTCGCTGCAGGCGATCTACGTGCCGGCCGACGACTACACCGACCCGGCGCCGGCGACCACGTTCGCGCACCTCGACGCCACGACCGAGCTCTCCCGCGAGATCGCGTCGAAGGGCCTGTACCCGGCCGTCGACCCGCTGACCTCGACCTCGCGCATCCTCGACCCCCGCTACCTGGGCGCCGACCACTACCGCGTGGCCACCACGGTCAAGCAGATCCTCCAGAAGAACAAGGAGCTGCAGGAGATCATCGCGATCCTCGGTGTCGACGAGCTGTCCGAAGAGGACAAGATCACCGTGTCGCGGGCCCGTCGCATCCAGCAGTTCCTCTCGCAGAACACCTACATGGCGAAGAAGTTCACCGGTGTCGAGGGCTCGACCGTCCCGCTGAAGGACACCATCGAGTCGTTCGACGCGATCGCCAAGGGCGAGTTCGACCACGTGGCCGAGCAGGCGTTCTTCAACGTCGGCGCGATCACCGACGTCGAGGAGAAGTGGGCGCAGATCCAGAAGGAGAACGGCTGA
- a CDS encoding peroxide stress protein YaaA → MLVLLPPSETKRDGGDGVPLALETLGFPALTATRDGVVADAVALSASPEAASRALKLGPKQAHEIERNRALRSAATMPALLRYTGVLYDALDAQSLTPEQWRFASRTVAVQSALLGLVRADDPIPAYRLSFDSRLTPTLKKRWAAACAVQLAAVEGVILDLRSEGYAALGPLPARDHAHYLRVLARDENGTVRALNHFNKQAKGLFARALIEHGEDFGSVDALLAWAAAEGYELTRSTLRPGELDLVVPEIIGVPGKLSAVLRSAG, encoded by the coding sequence GTGCTCGTTCTGCTGCCCCCGTCCGAGACCAAGCGCGACGGGGGAGACGGAGTCCCGCTCGCCCTGGAGACGCTGGGCTTCCCCGCGCTGACGGCGACGCGCGACGGGGTGGTAGCCGATGCGGTCGCGCTCTCGGCCTCTCCGGAGGCCGCCTCCCGTGCGCTCAAGCTGGGACCGAAGCAGGCGCACGAGATCGAGCGCAACCGCGCACTGCGGAGTGCGGCGACGATGCCGGCCCTGCTGCGCTACACCGGCGTCCTCTACGACGCGCTCGACGCGCAGTCGCTGACCCCGGAGCAGTGGCGGTTCGCCTCGCGGACGGTCGCAGTGCAGTCGGCCCTCCTCGGGCTGGTCCGTGCGGACGACCCGATCCCGGCGTATCGCCTCTCGTTCGACTCGCGGCTGACCCCGACGCTCAAGAAGCGCTGGGCTGCGGCGTGCGCAGTGCAGCTCGCAGCCGTGGAGGGCGTGATCCTGGACCTCCGCTCGGAGGGCTACGCGGCCCTGGGGCCGCTGCCGGCCCGGGACCACGCGCACTATCTGCGCGTGCTCGCCCGGGACGAGAACGGCACGGTCCGCGCGCTCAACCACTTCAACAAGCAGGCGAAGGGCCTCTTCGCGCGCGCGCTCATCGAGCACGGCGAGGACTTCGGGTCGGTCGACGCGCTGCTGGCGTGGGCGGCAGCCGAGGGCTATGAGCTGACCCGCTCGACGTTGCGGCCGGGGGAGCTCGACCTGGTCGTCCCGGAGATCATCGGCGTGCCCGGCAAGCTGAGCGCGGTCCTGCGCTCAGCAGGCTGA
- a CDS encoding AAA family ATPase — protein sequence MTDQKAPLERQFGDVRVPVLVVTAGLPGSGKSTIAEIIAGRLGATAISVDPIEAAILKAGIDSDQPTGLAAYLVAERMAEQVLVSGHSVVVDAVNAVEPARLQWRDLAERCGVKLRVVETVCSDPELHEERLAKRTGLIAAYAVEQSIEDYAEWKGAAASLPRVTLDTSRPLGENIDAALAFLVG from the coding sequence ATGACCGACCAGAAAGCCCCGCTCGAACGGCAGTTCGGTGACGTCCGCGTCCCCGTCCTGGTCGTGACGGCGGGGCTTCCCGGTTCGGGCAAGTCCACCATCGCGGAGATCATCGCCGGCCGCCTCGGCGCGACCGCGATCTCGGTGGACCCGATCGAGGCCGCGATCCTCAAGGCCGGCATCGACTCCGACCAGCCCACCGGCCTCGCCGCCTACCTGGTGGCGGAGCGCATGGCCGAGCAGGTGCTCGTCAGCGGGCACTCGGTCGTCGTGGACGCGGTCAACGCCGTCGAGCCTGCGCGCCTGCAGTGGCGCGACCTGGCCGAGCGCTGCGGCGTCAAGCTGCGGGTCGTCGAGACGGTCTGCTCCGACCCGGAGCTGCACGAAGAGCGCCTGGCCAAGCGCACCGGCCTGATCGCCGCATACGCGGTGGAGCAGAGCATCGAGGACTACGCCGAGTGGAAGGGCGCCGCGGCGTCGCTCCCGCGGGTGACCCTCGACACCTCACGGCCGCTCGGCGAGAACATCGACGCCGCGCTCGCATTCCTGGTGGGCTGA
- a CDS encoding ABC transporter ATP-binding protein: MLLKLLGRFLRPHWPLLIGVVVFQLAQSLLSLWLPTLNADIVDNGIAKGDTGYILSTGAEMLGVTIVQIACAITAVYFGAKVAMLVGRDLRGAIFHRVGEFSEREVTRFGAPSLITRNTNDVQQVQMLVLMTCTLLVSAPILAIGGIILAMRQDIQLSWLIAVSVPVLLIAVSLIIVRMVPLFRKMQERIDRVNRVLREQLTGIRVVRAFVREDVETARFTVANDEVTDTAIKAGRLFALMFPIVMLVLNVSSVAVIWFGAYRVADGSMQIGTLTAFLQYLAQILMGVMMSTMMAVLVPRAAVCADRIGEVLNTEPSVAAIENPVTEVTARGTVEFVGVGFSYPGAEQPVLSDVTFFAEAGKTTAVIGSTGAGKTTLVNLIPRLFDATSGIVLVDGVDVAELDPELLWSRIGLVPQKPYLFSGTVASNLRYGNPDASDDELWRALEIAQAKGFVEEMPDKLDAPIAQGGTNVSGGQRQRLAIARALVRRPEIYVFDDSFSALDTATDARLRSALARSESDATMIVVAQRVSTIVDADQIVVLEDGRVVGRGTHAELVETNPTYAEIVSSQLTAEEAA; encoded by the coding sequence ATGCTCCTGAAACTCCTCGGCCGGTTCCTCCGGCCGCACTGGCCGCTGCTCATCGGGGTGGTGGTCTTCCAGCTCGCGCAGTCGCTGCTGTCGCTCTGGCTGCCGACCCTGAACGCGGACATCGTCGACAACGGCATCGCCAAGGGCGACACCGGCTACATCCTCTCGACCGGCGCCGAGATGCTCGGGGTGACGATCGTGCAGATCGCCTGCGCGATCACCGCGGTCTACTTCGGCGCCAAGGTCGCCATGCTGGTCGGCCGCGACCTCCGTGGCGCGATCTTCCACCGGGTCGGCGAGTTCTCCGAGCGCGAGGTGACCCGGTTCGGCGCGCCGTCGCTCATCACCAGGAACACCAACGACGTCCAGCAGGTGCAGATGCTCGTGCTGATGACCTGCACGCTGCTGGTGTCCGCCCCGATCCTCGCGATCGGCGGCATCATCCTCGCGATGCGGCAGGACATCCAGCTCTCCTGGCTGATCGCGGTCAGCGTCCCCGTGCTGCTGATCGCCGTGAGCCTCATCATCGTCCGGATGGTCCCGCTGTTCCGGAAGATGCAGGAGCGGATCGACCGGGTCAACCGGGTGCTGCGTGAGCAGCTGACCGGCATCCGGGTGGTGCGGGCGTTCGTGCGGGAGGACGTCGAGACCGCCCGGTTCACCGTCGCCAACGACGAGGTCACCGACACCGCCATCAAGGCCGGCCGGCTGTTCGCGCTGATGTTCCCGATCGTGATGCTCGTGCTCAACGTCTCCAGCGTCGCCGTCATCTGGTTCGGCGCCTACCGCGTCGCGGACGGGTCGATGCAGATCGGCACGCTGACCGCGTTCCTGCAGTATCTCGCCCAGATCCTGATGGGCGTCATGATGTCCACGATGATGGCCGTGCTGGTGCCGCGCGCCGCCGTCTGCGCCGACCGGATCGGCGAGGTGCTGAACACCGAGCCGTCGGTGGCCGCGATCGAGAACCCGGTCACCGAGGTCACCGCGCGCGGGACCGTGGAGTTCGTCGGCGTCGGCTTCTCCTACCCCGGCGCCGAGCAGCCGGTGCTCAGCGACGTGACCTTCTTCGCCGAGGCCGGCAAGACGACCGCCGTGATCGGCAGCACCGGCGCGGGCAAGACCACGCTGGTCAACCTCATCCCGCGGCTGTTCGACGCCACGAGCGGCATCGTCCTGGTCGACGGCGTGGACGTCGCCGAGCTCGACCCCGAGCTGCTCTGGTCCCGCATCGGCCTGGTGCCGCAGAAGCCGTACCTGTTCTCCGGGACCGTCGCCAGCAACCTGCGCTACGGCAACCCGGACGCGTCCGACGACGAGCTCTGGCGGGCGCTGGAGATCGCGCAGGCGAAGGGCTTCGTCGAGGAGATGCCGGACAAGCTGGACGCCCCGATCGCCCAGGGCGGCACCAACGTCTCGGGCGGCCAGCGGCAGCGCCTCGCGATCGCCCGCGCGCTCGTCCGGCGGCCGGAGATCTACGTCTTCGACGACTCGTTCTCGGCCCTCGACACCGCCACCGACGCCCGCCTGCGCAGCGCGCTGGCCCGCAGCGAGTCGGACGCCACGATGATCGTCGTGGCCCAGCGGGTGTCGACCATCGTCGACGCCGACCAGATCGTCGTGCTCGAGGACGGCCGAGTCGTCGGCCGCGGCACCCACGCCGAGCTCGTGGAGACCAATCCCACCTACGCCGAGATCGTCTCGTCGCAGCTGACCGCGGAGGAGGCGGCATGA
- a CDS encoding TetR/AcrR family transcriptional regulator: MDTEVEAELEAELAGALRGEQPARNRAQPLPPEDRKAMIIDAVIPLLIEHGRGVTSRQIADAAGIAEGTIFRAFGDKETLIQAAVEKFLDPEPLREALRAIDPGLPLEHKLRAIVFLLRERFQSVMRIVTVVGHQRPPIPQERTELAEIIARILAPEADELNWPPDRVAHILRLISFSSAFPALNDGIEFSVDDLARIALVGVAGRPFAIYTPITPVTTAADAAEQGEPGCS, encoded by the coding sequence GTGGACACCGAGGTGGAGGCCGAGCTGGAGGCCGAGCTCGCCGGCGCGCTGCGGGGCGAGCAGCCGGCGCGCAACCGCGCCCAGCCGCTGCCGCCCGAGGATCGCAAAGCGATGATCATCGACGCGGTCATTCCGCTGCTGATCGAGCACGGCCGCGGCGTGACGTCGCGGCAGATCGCCGACGCCGCCGGGATCGCCGAGGGGACGATCTTCCGGGCGTTCGGCGACAAGGAGACGCTCATCCAGGCCGCGGTCGAGAAGTTCCTCGACCCCGAGCCGCTCCGCGAGGCGCTGCGCGCGATCGACCCCGGCCTGCCGCTGGAGCACAAGCTCCGCGCGATCGTCTTCCTGCTGCGCGAGCGGTTCCAGAGCGTCATGCGCATCGTGACCGTGGTCGGCCACCAGCGGCCGCCCATCCCGCAGGAGCGCACCGAGCTCGCGGAGATCATCGCCCGCATCCTGGCCCCGGAGGCGGACGAGCTGAACTGGCCTCCCGACCGCGTCGCCCACATCCTGCGCCTGATCAGCTTCTCGTCCGCGTTCCCGGCCCTCAACGACGGGATCGAGTTCAGCGTCGACGACCTCGCCCGGATCGCCCTCGTGGGCGTCGCGGGGCGGCCGTTCGCCATCTATACACCCATCACACCCGTCACGACCGCCGCGGACGCGGCGGAGCAGGGAGAGCCCGGATGCTCCTGA
- a CDS encoding F0F1 ATP synthase subunit gamma, which yields MGAQLRVYRQKIRSAQTTKKITRAMELISASRIQKAQARVAASTPYARAITRAVSAVATYSNVEHVLTTEPEKIERAAIVIFSSDRGLAGAFNSNVLKESEKLAELLRSQGKEVVYFLIGRKAQGYFSFRRRAFERVWTGNTDNPEFEQAKEVADAVLESFLRDASDGGVDEIHIVYNRFISMLTQEPQIVRLLPLEVVEGVEEPDRTQVLPLYEFEPDVNTVLDSLLPVYIESRIFNAMLQSAASKHAATQKAMKSASDNADKLITDYTRLANNARQAEITQQISEIVGGADALSSAK from the coding sequence ATGGGAGCACAGCTTCGGGTCTACCGGCAGAAGATCAGGTCTGCCCAGACGACCAAGAAGATCACCCGTGCCATGGAGCTGATCTCCGCCTCACGCATCCAGAAGGCGCAGGCCAGGGTGGCCGCCTCCACGCCGTACGCCCGCGCGATCACGCGCGCGGTGTCGGCGGTGGCGACCTACTCGAACGTCGAGCACGTCCTCACCACGGAGCCGGAGAAGATCGAGCGCGCCGCGATCGTCATCTTCTCCTCGGACCGCGGGCTCGCGGGCGCGTTCAACTCGAACGTGCTCAAGGAGTCGGAGAAGCTCGCCGAGCTGCTGCGCAGCCAGGGCAAGGAGGTCGTCTACTTCCTGATCGGACGCAAGGCGCAGGGCTACTTCAGCTTCCGCCGCCGCGCGTTCGAGCGGGTGTGGACGGGCAACACGGACAACCCCGAGTTCGAGCAGGCCAAGGAGGTCGCCGACGCGGTCCTGGAGTCCTTCCTGCGTGACGCGTCCGACGGCGGCGTGGACGAGATCCACATCGTCTACAACCGCTTCATCAGCATGCTGACCCAGGAGCCCCAGATCGTCCGCCTGCTTCCGCTGGAGGTCGTGGAGGGCGTCGAGGAGCCGGACCGCACCCAGGTGCTGCCGCTCTACGAGTTCGAGCCCGACGTCAACACCGTGCTCGACTCGCTCCTGCCGGTCTACATCGAGAGCCGCATCTTCAACGCGATGCTGCAGTCCGCCGCCTCCAAGCACGCGGCCACGCAGAAGGCGATGAAGTCCGCGAGCGACAACGCCGACAAGCTCATCACCGACTACACGCGACTGGCCAACAACGCCCGCCAGGCGGAGATCACCCAGCAGATCTCCGAGATCGTGGGCGGCGCGGACGCGCTGAGCTCGGCAAAATAA
- a CDS encoding aldo/keto reductase translates to MANIEYRTLGDSGLIVSTIGLGCNNFGRAGTATETQEGTDAVIGAAIDAGVTFFDTADIYGKERGLSETLMGVSLQGKRDRVVLATKFGMDMAGVNGPDWGVRGSRRYIRLAVESSLRRLRTDWIDLYQLHQPDPATPIEETLETLDDLIAEGKIRYIGHSNLAGWQIAEAEFTARLAGHPRFISAQNEYSLLVRGAEREVLPAVNAYGLGFLPFFPLYNGLFTGKFSRSGGPADSRIMMIRKHLLDDAPWDAIERYQAFCDERGVSMLEATFAWLLAQPGLTSVIAGATRPEQIVANAEAATAWTPTAEDVATISGFFPLDR, encoded by the coding sequence ATGGCGAACATCGAATACCGCACCCTCGGCGACTCCGGCCTGATCGTCTCGACCATCGGCCTCGGCTGCAACAACTTCGGCCGCGCGGGCACCGCGACCGAGACGCAGGAGGGCACCGACGCGGTCATCGGCGCCGCCATCGACGCGGGGGTGACCTTCTTCGACACCGCCGACATCTACGGCAAGGAGCGCGGCCTGTCCGAGACCCTGATGGGCGTCTCGCTGCAGGGCAAGCGCGACCGCGTCGTGCTCGCCACCAAGTTCGGGATGGACATGGCCGGGGTCAACGGCCCCGACTGGGGCGTGCGCGGCTCCCGCCGCTACATCCGCCTCGCCGTGGAGTCGTCGCTGCGCCGGCTGCGGACCGACTGGATCGACCTGTACCAGCTCCACCAGCCCGACCCGGCGACGCCGATCGAGGAGACGCTGGAGACGCTGGACGACCTGATCGCGGAGGGCAAGATCCGCTACATCGGCCACTCGAACCTCGCCGGCTGGCAGATCGCCGAGGCGGAGTTCACTGCGCGGCTCGCCGGCCACCCCCGCTTCATCTCCGCGCAGAACGAGTACAGCCTGCTCGTCCGCGGCGCCGAGCGGGAGGTGCTGCCGGCCGTCAACGCCTACGGTCTCGGCTTCCTGCCGTTCTTCCCGCTCTACAACGGCCTGTTCACGGGCAAGTTCAGCCGCTCGGGCGGCCCGGCCGACAGCCGGATCATGATGATCCGCAAGCATCTGCTCGACGACGCGCCGTGGGACGCCATCGAGCGCTACCAGGCGTTCTGCGACGAGCGCGGCGTCAGCATGCTCGAGGCGACCTTCGCCTGGCTGCTCGCCCAGCCGGGGCTCACCAGCGTGATCGCGGGCGCGACCCGCCCGGAGCAGATCGTCGCGAACGCCGAGGCGGCGACGGCGTGGACGCCGACGGCGGAGGACGTGGCGACGATCTCGGGCTTCTTCCCGCTCGATCGCTGA